A window from Candidatus Cloacimonadota bacterium encodes these proteins:
- the secG gene encoding preprotein translocase subunit SecG — MLIYTIALVIHIIISAALVLVILSQTSKGGLDANLGGAAMNVFGGSGASKFLRKWTQILGVIFVVSCLFLAFQVSRVNETKAPKVLNEKFGDTKAPAPQSAPAAQPAQAAPAGSAPQQPQTPPAETNPGN, encoded by the coding sequence ATGCTTATATACACGATTGCCCTGGTGATCCATATCATAATCAGCGCCGCGCTGGTGCTGGTCATTTTGTCCCAAACCTCCAAGGGTGGCCTGGATGCCAACCTGGGCGGGGCGGCGATGAACGTGTTCGGCGGCAGCGGGGCCTCCAAGTTTCTGCGCAAATGGACCCAGATCCTGGGCGTGATCTTTGTCGTTTCCTGCCTGTTCCTGGCTTTCCAGGTATCCAGAGTGAACGAGACAAAGGCTCCCAAAGTGCTGAACGAAAAGTTTGGCGATACCAAGGCCCCGGCCCCGCAGAGCGCTCCCGCGGCCCAGCCCGCGCAAGCCGCTCCGGCCGGTTCCGCGCCGCAGCAGCCTCAGACGCCTCCCGCGGAAACCAACCCGGGCAACTGA
- a CDS encoding DMT family transporter, producing the protein MAAYLTLLLTAAIWGLAFVAQRKGMDSLDPFTFNALRFALGAVCVALPGWFSKAKNPSAQIASADPAPLEWNSWKGPLLLGSLLFLAASLQQFGMLWTGAGSAGFITGLYVVFVPLIGLGRGQKLNPPLALAVALSLAGLVLINGKPNLQATLGNSLVLAGAVFWALHVQLIDKLTKSHSSLRLAQFQYWVCAFLSLAGSLVHRVHSHQGIFTAKLLAGVRTASLPLLYAGIMSVGVAFTLQLHAQKKVQPHAASVILCLEGVFAMLGGWLLLREKVSSTAILGAALLLAAMLVSVWQERRDFLIDKKAASKT; encoded by the coding sequence TTGGCGGCATATCTCACCCTGCTGCTCACCGCAGCGATCTGGGGCCTGGCTTTCGTGGCCCAGCGCAAAGGCATGGACAGCCTCGACCCCTTCACCTTCAACGCTTTGCGCTTCGCTTTGGGGGCGGTTTGCGTGGCCCTGCCCGGATGGTTTTCCAAAGCGAAAAACCCCAGCGCGCAGATCGCGTCAGCAGACCCCGCGCCACTTGAGTGGAATAGCTGGAAAGGCCCCCTGCTGCTGGGATCGCTGCTTTTCCTCGCCGCCAGCTTGCAGCAGTTTGGCATGCTCTGGACCGGGGCTGGCAGCGCCGGGTTCATCACCGGGCTCTACGTGGTGTTCGTTCCCCTGATCGGCCTGGGAAGGGGCCAGAAGCTGAATCCTCCGCTGGCCCTGGCCGTGGCCCTGAGTCTGGCCGGCCTGGTTTTGATCAACGGAAAACCCAATTTGCAGGCCACTTTGGGCAACTCGCTGGTGCTGGCCGGAGCTGTCTTCTGGGCGCTGCACGTGCAATTGATCGACAAGCTCACCAAATCCCACTCGAGTTTGCGCCTGGCGCAGTTCCAGTACTGGGTTTGCGCGTTCCTGAGCCTGGCCGGGAGCCTTGTCCACCGCGTTCACAGCCATCAGGGCATCTTCACCGCGAAGCTCTTGGCCGGGGTGCGAACGGCAAGCCTGCCGCTTCTCTACGCGGGAATTATGTCCGTGGGAGTGGCCTTCACCCTGCAGCTGCACGCGCAGAAAAAAGTGCAACCCCACGCGGCCAGTGTGATCCTTTGCCTGGAAGGTGTTTTCGCCATGCTGGGCGGCTGGCTGCTTCTGCGGGAAAAGGTTTCATCCACCGCCATCCTTGGCGCGGCGCTGCTTTTGGCGGCCATGTTGGTTAGCGTTTGGCAGGAACGGCGGGATTTTCTGATTGACAAAAAAGCCGCTTCCAAAACTTAG
- the asnB gene encoding asparagine synthase (glutamine-hydrolyzing) gives MTIFKGSDICYPIMCGISGILCLDAERIADIRLLREMTNTVRHRGPDDEGYFLCSPETGVRESFSGQDSSAEVKALHPRLDEGEKARLGFGFRRLAILDPGAGGHQPMSDPELGLHIVFNGEIYNHVELREELNRAGYGFRSRSDTEVILKAYHAWGDDCLKRFNGIWVLAIWDEKQRRLFCARDRFGVKPFYYCIHDQVLYFGSEIKQLLLTPVNKSLNRPMLWRAMKINSLQVYGGETFWTNIHALEPGTAMAVKDGQIAVWTHHRLDPSTFGSSTLSLEDATERYRALFQRAVGWQMRSDVEVGACLSGGLDSSAIVCSAVRHSDIQLQTFSSYFAELPQLDERRWIAEVASACGCVSHLTSPKVDDALQWFAEATWFNDLPLGAGFAAQYAVMRLAREHGVKVLLDGQGSDELTAGYKHAQYRWLGDLLRDRRQGKIGTELKAYLSNHTLPQNLAGIAKTLLAAAFPESRLYEMEFWHLRFEPFNREFTTQAKRSLETGILSRIADLEGTRLANFLYNEVYFTSLPTLLHWEDRMSMAASIESRVPFLDHELVEFAFSLPSAFKIRHASGKHIHRQAMRPIVPRAIAERRDKAVFGSPFHAVWLRGGMKAAVNELFSSTEFRRRGIWDLPRVWANWQKYQKGDNSQAEMIFNVFALENWFRSFGPWIEFDLQT, from the coding sequence TTGACCATATTCAAAGGTTCAGATATCTGCTACCCCATCATGTGCGGAATAAGCGGAATCCTTTGTCTCGACGCGGAAAGAATCGCTGACATCCGGCTGCTGAGGGAAATGACCAACACGGTCAGGCACCGCGGGCCGGATGACGAGGGCTATTTCCTCTGCAGCCCTGAAACCGGCGTCAGGGAGTCGTTTTCCGGCCAGGATTCCTCCGCGGAAGTGAAGGCCCTGCATCCGCGGCTGGATGAAGGGGAAAAAGCAAGGCTGGGCTTTGGTTTCCGCCGCCTGGCCATCCTCGATCCGGGGGCCGGCGGACATCAGCCCATGAGCGATCCGGAACTGGGCCTGCACATTGTTTTCAACGGTGAGATCTACAACCATGTGGAGCTGCGCGAAGAGCTGAACAGGGCAGGATATGGGTTCCGCAGCCGCTCCGACACCGAGGTGATCCTCAAGGCTTACCACGCCTGGGGAGATGACTGTTTGAAAAGGTTCAACGGCATCTGGGTCCTGGCCATCTGGGATGAAAAGCAGCGCCGGCTGTTCTGCGCGAGGGACCGCTTTGGCGTGAAACCTTTCTACTACTGCATCCACGACCAGGTTCTATATTTCGGCTCGGAGATCAAACAGCTGCTGCTTACGCCCGTGAACAAAAGCCTGAACCGGCCGATGCTCTGGCGCGCCATGAAGATCAATTCACTGCAGGTTTACGGCGGTGAAACCTTCTGGACCAACATCCACGCCCTGGAGCCAGGCACCGCCATGGCCGTGAAAGACGGGCAGATCGCGGTGTGGACCCATCATCGCCTGGACCCCTCCACCTTTGGCAGCAGCACTTTGTCCCTGGAAGACGCCACCGAAAGGTACCGCGCCCTGTTCCAACGCGCGGTGGGCTGGCAGATGCGCTCGGATGTGGAGGTTGGGGCCTGCCTGAGCGGCGGCTTGGATTCCTCGGCCATCGTGTGCAGCGCCGTGCGGCACAGCGACATCCAACTGCAGACCTTTTCCTCCTATTTTGCCGAGCTGCCCCAGCTCGATGAACGGCGCTGGATCGCTGAAGTGGCCTCGGCCTGCGGCTGTGTTTCGCATCTCACGTCACCCAAGGTGGACGACGCGCTGCAGTGGTTCGCCGAAGCCACCTGGTTCAACGATCTGCCGCTGGGAGCGGGATTCGCCGCGCAATACGCCGTGATGCGCCTGGCGCGGGAGCACGGCGTGAAAGTGTTGCTGGACGGACAGGGCAGCGATGAACTCACAGCCGGCTACAAACACGCGCAATACCGCTGGCTGGGCGACCTGCTGCGGGACCGGCGGCAGGGAAAAATCGGCACCGAACTGAAGGCTTACCTAAGCAACCACACCCTCCCCCAAAACCTGGCGGGGATCGCGAAAACCCTGCTGGCGGCAGCGTTTCCGGAATCCCGGCTGTACGAGATGGAATTCTGGCACCTGCGCTTCGAACCCTTTAACCGGGAATTCACAACCCAGGCCAAGAGATCGCTGGAAACCGGCATCCTCTCGCGCATCGCCGATCTGGAGGGGACCAGGCTGGCCAACTTCCTTTACAATGAGGTCTATTTCACCTCCCTGCCCACCCTGCTGCACTGGGAGGACCGCATGTCCATGGCCGCCTCGATCGAAAGCCGGGTGCCCTTTTTGGACCACGAACTGGTGGAATTCGCCTTTTCTCTGCCCTCCGCCTTCAAGATCCGCCACGCGTCCGGAAAGCACATCCACCGCCAGGCCATGCGCCCCATCGTTCCCCGGGCCATCGCGGAACGCCGGGACAAAGCTGTGTTCGGATCCCCCTTCCACGCCGTATGGCTGCGCGGGGGGATGAAAGCGGCCGTGAACGAACTGTTCAGCTCCACGGAATTCCGCCGCCGCGGGATTTGGGACCTGCCCCGCGTTTGGGCTAACTGGCAAAAATATCAGAAGGGCGACAACTCCCAGGCGGAGATGATCTTCAACGTGTTCGCGCTGGAGAACTGGTTCCGCAGCTTCGGCCCCTGGATCGAGTTTGACCTGCAAACATAA
- a CDS encoding peptidylprolyl isomerase translates to MKHKPVTLLLILLLAGNLSALHFARWSTSMGSFTAEIYDQWVPITANNFISLANSGFYNDLIFHRVVAGFVIQDGCPQGTGYGGPGYTIPDEFHPNLHHDQAGILAMAHSSAPNSAGSQYYLTLVPTPNLDGNYAIFGKVIQGLDTVLAIGQVPVDADDRPLTPVTIDTLRILDLAIMNVTPSDSSTVTVNVNEPQMFVVETVSNLPTQYDWMVDGAQAVGMDFILETTFSTPGLHSVACVISNADWTHTIAWNVLAEGTNVEDSVPPVLQGLEIMPHPLREGATLRLAEGRGGPVQVSVYDLRGRLLIAAPEPLKQGSEWFWDGCDARGKRLPAGIYVIRASSADQSYSRRCVVF, encoded by the coding sequence ATGAAACACAAACCCGTAACCTTGTTGCTGATCCTGCTGCTGGCGGGAAACCTCAGCGCTTTGCATTTTGCCCGCTGGAGCACCTCCATGGGCTCGTTCACCGCTGAGATTTACGATCAGTGGGTGCCGATAACCGCCAATAACTTCATTTCGCTTGCCAACAGCGGCTTTTACAACGATCTGATCTTCCACCGCGTGGTGGCGGGCTTTGTGATCCAGGACGGCTGTCCCCAGGGTACAGGTTATGGCGGGCCGGGATACACCATTCCCGACGAATTCCACCCCAACCTGCATCACGACCAGGCCGGGATCCTGGCCATGGCGCATTCTTCCGCGCCAAACTCCGCCGGGTCTCAATATTACCTCACCCTGGTTCCCACCCCCAATCTGGACGGCAACTACGCGATCTTTGGCAAAGTAATCCAGGGCCTGGACACCGTTCTGGCGATCGGCCAGGTGCCGGTGGATGCCGACGACAGGCCGCTGACGCCTGTGACCATCGACACTTTGAGGATCCTGGACCTGGCCATAATGAACGTGACGCCCTCCGATTCCAGCACGGTAACGGTGAACGTGAACGAGCCGCAGATGTTCGTGGTGGAAACGGTGTCCAACCTGCCCACGCAGTATGACTGGATGGTGGACGGAGCGCAGGCCGTGGGCATGGATTTCATCCTGGAAACCACATTTTCCACCCCCGGCCTCCACTCCGTGGCTTGCGTGATCAGCAACGCCGACTGGACCCACACCATCGCGTGGAATGTCCTGGCGGAGGGAACAAATGTTGAAGACAGCGTCCCGCCGGTGCTACAAGGACTGGAGATCATGCCCCACCCCCTGCGGGAGGGGGCCACGCTGAGACTGGCTGAGGGCCGCGGCGGACCTGTTCAGGTAAGTGTTTATGACCTCCGGGGCCGCTTGCTGATCGCGGCGCCTGAGCCACTGAAGCAAGGCTCCGAGTGGTTTTGGGATGGCTGTGATGCCCGGGGTAAACGCCTTCCGGCCGGGATCTACGTGATCCGGGCTAGTTCGGCGGACCAAAGTTATTCGCGGCGCTGTGTGGTTTTCTAA
- a CDS encoding YitT family protein, which translates to MKKLQGKQLFLREAKYMAGIVFGALLVAIGYAWFLMPYNMAPGGVGGLAQVLNFYFRIPVGMSMIILNIPLFVISFIFIGRSFGAKSVLGMLISSVFTDLVNIQNIARIGILSLGEHTYSYQGRTIFAYLGPEDLLLSAIAGSVVLGLGLGIIFKSRGSTGGTDIPVALIKQKAGVSIGTGYYIVESGIILLVAILLKDPKILIWGYINLFITTKITDLASEGLPYIKGVYVISPKVDEIKEDIYTELDRGVTFFKALGGYEKKETEVLFCVINRRQVPLLTDIVKDIDPDAFMIVTDVYDVLGYGFRSRKINLSE; encoded by the coding sequence ATGAAGAAATTACAGGGAAAACAGCTCTTCCTCCGGGAAGCCAAATACATGGCCGGGATAGTGTTTGGGGCTTTGCTGGTGGCCATCGGCTACGCCTGGTTTTTGATGCCTTACAACATGGCTCCGGGCGGCGTGGGCGGTCTCGCCCAGGTGCTGAATTTCTATTTCCGCATCCCCGTGGGCATGTCCATGATCATTCTGAACATCCCGCTGTTCGTGATCAGTTTCATCTTCATCGGCAGATCCTTCGGCGCCAAATCCGTGCTGGGCATGCTTATCTCATCTGTTTTCACCGATCTGGTTAACATCCAAAACATCGCCAGGATAGGCATCCTGAGCCTGGGAGAGCATACTTACAGCTATCAGGGCCGCACCATCTTTGCCTACCTCGGCCCGGAAGACCTGCTCCTTTCAGCCATCGCGGGTTCCGTGGTGCTGGGCCTCGGCCTCGGCATCATTTTCAAATCCCGTGGCTCCACCGGCGGCACGGACATCCCCGTGGCCCTGATCAAACAGAAGGCCGGGGTTTCCATCGGCACCGGCTACTACATCGTGGAAAGCGGGATCATCCTGCTGGTGGCCATCCTGCTCAAAGACCCCAAGATCCTCATCTGGGGCTACATCAACCTCTTCATCACCACCAAGATCACCGACCTCGCTTCCGAAGGCCTGCCCTACATCAAAGGTGTTTACGTGATCTCGCCCAAGGTTGACGAGATCAAGGAGGACATCTACACGGAACTCGACCGCGGCGTAACTTTTTTCAAGGCCCTGGGCGGTTACGAGAAAAAAGAGACCGAGGTGCTCTTCTGTGTGATCAACCGCCGCCAGGTACCCCTGCTCACGGACATCGTGAAAGACATCGATCCCGACGCGTTCATGATCGTTACGGACGTCTACGACGTGCTGGGCTACGGGTTCCGCTCACGCAAGATCAACCTCAGCGAGTGA
- a CDS encoding nucleoside kinase, whose translation MIIDLRFDGNKHSHIELEAAKPIREILKGTDIPADRILSYKIDHVRYVNDEYTPTQNMLVDCISYNHPEGSRIYQDSVIFILAKALNAILGAGHALVIEHSIGDGVFCEVFGTQSWTPNDCQRVKEEMLRIVEGDLPIDKILVKTREALEIFSTMGRKDVIKNLQYRFSEEVYVYRCGKYYDRFLRPLADRTGMVREFDVVYKETGFVLRFPTGRECRLAQPFVLPEKIFQLHQEHDKWLDILRVHNIIDINKLTDNYEISEFILVEEALHEKKIAEIAADIVKHPEVKLILIAGPSSSGKTTFAKRLSIQLQASKAKPNVVGLDDYFIDRDKTVRKDSGEFDFESIYALDLEYLNKQLTQLLSGEEVELPHYDFTRGMRRRSNKIIRLREEDVIVMEGIHGLNDELTAAIPANRKAKIYVSALNQLNIDNHNRVATTDCRLLRRMIRDHQYRGYTATETMLRWPSVREGEEKNIFPYQENADYMFNSSLTYELGVLRKHAWKLLLSVPKSSAAYTEAQRLLALLANVKDIPDALVPYNSIIREFTNGSIFRY comes from the coding sequence ATGATCATCGACCTGAGATTTGACGGCAACAAACACAGCCATATCGAACTGGAAGCGGCAAAACCGATCCGCGAGATCCTGAAAGGCACGGACATCCCTGCCGACAGGATCTTGTCCTACAAAATTGACCACGTCCGTTATGTCAATGATGAATATACTCCCACGCAAAACATGCTGGTGGATTGCATCTCATACAACCACCCCGAAGGCAGCCGGATCTACCAGGACTCCGTGATCTTCATCCTGGCCAAGGCGTTGAACGCTATCCTGGGAGCGGGGCATGCCCTGGTGATCGAACACTCAATCGGCGACGGCGTCTTTTGCGAGGTATTCGGCACCCAAAGCTGGACTCCGAATGACTGCCAGCGGGTGAAAGAGGAAATGCTGCGGATCGTGGAGGGCGACCTGCCGATCGACAAGATTTTGGTGAAAACCCGGGAGGCACTGGAGATCTTCAGCACCATGGGCCGGAAGGACGTGATCAAGAACCTGCAGTATCGTTTCAGCGAAGAGGTTTACGTTTACCGCTGCGGCAAGTATTACGACCGCTTTCTGCGCCCCCTGGCGGACAGGACCGGCATGGTGAGGGAATTCGACGTGGTGTACAAGGAAACCGGCTTCGTGTTGAGGTTTCCCACCGGCAGGGAATGCCGCCTCGCCCAGCCCTTCGTGCTGCCGGAAAAGATATTCCAACTGCACCAGGAACACGACAAATGGCTGGATATCCTGCGCGTGCACAACATCATCGACATCAACAAACTGACCGACAACTACGAGATCTCGGAATTCATCCTGGTGGAGGAAGCCCTGCACGAAAAGAAGATCGCCGAGATCGCCGCCGACATCGTTAAACACCCGGAAGTGAAGTTGATCCTGATCGCCGGGCCTTCCTCCTCCGGCAAGACCACCTTCGCCAAACGCCTGTCCATCCAGCTGCAGGCCTCCAAAGCCAAACCGAACGTGGTGGGCCTCGATGATTATTTTATCGACCGAGACAAAACCGTGCGCAAGGACAGCGGCGAATTTGACTTCGAATCCATTTATGCCCTGGACCTGGAGTATCTTAACAAACAGCTTACCCAGCTGCTCAGCGGCGAGGAGGTGGAGCTGCCGCATTACGATTTCACCCGCGGCATGCGCCGCCGCAGCAACAAGATCATCAGGCTGCGCGAGGAAGACGTGATCGTGATGGAAGGCATCCACGGCCTCAACGACGAACTCACCGCGGCCATTCCGGCCAACCGCAAAGCCAAGATCTACGTGAGCGCCCTGAATCAGCTCAACATAGACAACCACAATCGCGTGGCCACCACCGACTGCCGTTTGCTGCGCCGGATGATCCGAGACCACCAATACCGCGGCTACACAGCCACAGAGACCATGCTGCGCTGGCCCAGTGTGCGAGAAGGCGAGGAAAAGAACATCTTCCCCTATCAGGAAAACGCGGATTATATGTTCAACAGCAGCCTCACCTACGAGCTGGGAGTGCTGCGCAAACACGCCTGGAAACTGCTTCTTTCGGTTCCCAAAAGCTCCGCCGCCTACACCGAGGCCCAGCGACTGCTGGCCCTGCTGGCCAACGTCAAAGACATCCCGGACGCTCTGGTGCCCTACAACTCGATCATCAGGGAATTCACCAACGGCTCCATCTTCAGGTACTGA